A DNA window from Streptococcus parapneumoniae contains the following coding sequences:
- a CDS encoding NUDIX hydrolase, with protein sequence MIILEDGNFKLTVSIIIKSGDEVLLQLRDQTGYMDGYWDLGVSGHVKNQEELRDAAVREAHEELNLEVVPEKLKFITMIQNVRDNYIYTYFLYDLPIDGEIKYRINEPNQIKGLFWSKLYSLPKNILPQNKVAIESYLHNIYYEKIYYEGGDR encoded by the coding sequence TTGATAATTTTGGAAGACGGAAACTTTAAATTGACAGTTTCAATAATTATAAAGAGTGGGGATGAGGTGCTTCTTCAGTTACGTGATCAGACGGGCTATATGGACGGATATTGGGATTTAGGTGTCAGTGGACATGTTAAAAATCAGGAAGAATTAAGGGATGCAGCAGTTCGAGAAGCTCATGAAGAATTAAATTTGGAAGTTGTTCCAGAAAAATTGAAATTCATTACGATGATACAAAATGTTAGAGATAATTATATTTATACTTATTTTCTTTATGATCTCCCAATTGATGGAGAAATTAAATATCGTATAAACGAGCCTAATCAAATAAAAGGTTTATTTTGGTCCAAGCTTTATAGTTTACCTAAAAATATACTTCCACAAAACAAAGTAGCCATAGAAAGCTACTTACACAATATTTATTATGAAAAGATCTATTATGAAGGAGGAGACAGATGA
- a CDS encoding ABC transporter permease — MILAVIKRNWQMYKRYFPITLFLNRILDAFFQLIVFWLIANYMFTNQSKIGSGYFIKDYFTYAAIGMIFYNVSVAVLMNVGRSLITEVKEGTLESLLITPYKVRKYYFGVFIEQLGRTCIECMCTILLALMLGAEILSISPVVWILGTVYVSLISFCMGVLLSNIMLWLRDTFLSQNTLFVVIFLLSGITFPRHILPIPLSFIGELIPLTHALEFIRMLMTSNYTYNDIFNVVLKGLIGAVIYYLVGLFYYKKVEQKVIGYISY, encoded by the coding sequence ATGATTCTAGCTGTAATTAAACGAAATTGGCAAATGTACAAGAGATACTTTCCAATTACTTTATTTTTGAATAGAATCTTAGATGCATTTTTTCAACTAATAGTATTTTGGTTGATAGCTAATTATATGTTTACTAATCAATCAAAGATTGGCTCTGGTTATTTTATTAAAGACTACTTCACCTACGCTGCTATAGGAATGATATTTTATAATGTGTCTGTAGCGGTTCTAATGAATGTTGGTAGGTCGCTAATTACAGAAGTCAAAGAAGGTACTCTAGAAAGTTTACTAATAACACCTTATAAAGTTAGAAAATATTACTTTGGGGTTTTTATCGAACAATTGGGACGAACTTGTATAGAATGTATGTGTACAATCCTTCTTGCTTTGATGTTAGGGGCGGAAATTTTAAGTATATCTCCTGTTGTATGGATATTAGGAACTGTGTATGTTTCGCTTATTTCGTTTTGTATGGGAGTGTTACTTTCTAATATTATGCTGTGGTTGCGAGACACATTTCTTAGTCAAAATACACTCTTTGTAGTAATATTTTTATTATCAGGTATAACATTTCCAAGACATATATTGCCAATACCATTGAGCTTTATTGGTGAACTTATTCCATTGACTCATGCACTAGAATTTATCCGTATGCTTATGACTTCTAACTATACTTATAACGACATATTTAATGTGGTTTTAAAAGGTTTGATAGGGGCAGTAATATATTATCTTGTTGGTTTATTTTACTACAAGAAAGTGGAGCAGAAAGTTATTGGATACATCTCATATTAA
- a CDS encoding ABC transporter ATP-binding protein produces MLEVKNVSKHYVIKKRSKIFSSSKIKKNAVKNVSINIPKGKIIGVLGENGAGKTTLIKMMTTLLLPDSGEILLDGNDINDDLALTRKKINVINGGERNLYWRLTAIENLVYFASLYNISRDDALSISEPLLIEFGLWESRDIPVEQYSKGMKQRLQIIKGLLNNPSYLFLDEPTIGLDVSVSRDLRERIKDIANNKNKGVLLTTHYMAEAEELCDYIYILNKGRIILEGTKDEVLQKLSLDKEVIINLIETGTDDRSILNLNNIFPESEITDVDGECVFRLKLKDREVTEVLSTLTSHGYKFNKLQVIEPSLEDAIIKLKKENKDD; encoded by the coding sequence TTGTTAGAAGTAAAAAATGTAAGTAAGCATTATGTTATAAAAAAAAGAAGCAAAATTTTTAGCAGTTCTAAAATTAAAAAGAATGCAGTAAAGAATGTATCAATAAATATACCTAAAGGAAAAATTATAGGAGTTTTGGGTGAAAATGGTGCAGGAAAGACTACTCTAATTAAAATGATGACGACATTGCTTCTACCGGATAGTGGAGAAATTTTACTAGATGGTAATGATATTAATGATGACCTGGCTCTTACAAGAAAAAAAATCAATGTTATTAACGGTGGTGAACGAAATCTTTATTGGCGTCTTACAGCTATTGAAAATCTTGTATATTTTGCCTCGCTATATAATATATCGAGGGATGATGCATTAAGTATCTCAGAACCATTACTAATTGAGTTCGGTCTGTGGGAAAGTCGCGATATTCCAGTTGAACAATATTCGAAGGGAATGAAACAGCGTCTTCAAATCATTAAAGGATTACTTAACAATCCTAGCTACCTCTTTCTAGATGAGCCTACAATTGGATTAGATGTTAGTGTTTCTAGGGATCTAAGAGAAAGAATTAAAGATATTGCTAATAATAAAAATAAGGGAGTTTTGCTCACAACACACTATATGGCAGAAGCTGAAGAATTATGTGATTATATTTATATACTGAACAAGGGTAGAATTATACTAGAAGGAACGAAAGACGAAGTACTGCAGAAGCTTTCTTTAGATAAGGAAGTTATTATTAATCTTATCGAGACTGGTACAGATGATCGGTCTATACTAAATCTGAATAATATATTTCCCGAAAGTGAAATAACTGATGTGGATGGAGAGTGTGTATTTAGGCTGAAGTTAAAAGATCGAGAGGTTACAGAAGTGCTAAGTACTTTAACGTCACATGGGTACAAATTCAATAAACTACAAGTAATTGAACCGTCTCTTGAAGACGCTATAATTAAATTAAAGAAAGAGAATAAAGATGATTAG
- a CDS encoding ABC transporter permease — MISMFRAELRRTLLNDSINRFYLFSLIIWPLFSFIQTFYNLSLFPIEKLKIDNINSEQQLYYFIFIGYCVFILFSNAVQSSWRLGSERIQGTLSQIFLAPINKIRWIYIRSFSLVLSNSWFFILLFILGIFLYSEKDFISVLKITLAIIIMIVAVWIWSAFIASFFIIMRDGTLLFVLIQGPQDTFSGVQVPLSISPKFVRIIGSLFPLSYTISLLREILIGQSLLKISSIFFVFLVVNILIILTTIVVLKLGEAHLRKNGSIDFY; from the coding sequence ATGATTAGCATGTTTAGGGCTGAATTGAGGAGAACATTATTAAACGATAGTATAAATCGCTTCTATTTATTTTCACTTATTATTTGGCCACTTTTTTCTTTTATCCAGACGTTTTATAATTTGAGTTTGTTTCCTATTGAAAAATTAAAAATTGACAATATTAATTCAGAACAGCAGCTATATTATTTTATTTTTATAGGCTATTGTGTTTTTATACTATTTTCAAATGCTGTGCAAAGTTCATGGCGTCTTGGTTCGGAAAGAATTCAAGGTACATTAAGCCAAATATTTTTAGCTCCAATTAACAAAATAAGGTGGATATATATTAGAAGTTTTTCACTAGTTTTGAGTAACTCATGGTTTTTCATATTATTGTTTATTTTAGGTATTTTTTTATATAGCGAAAAGGATTTTATTTCCGTTCTTAAAATTACGTTAGCTATTATAATAATGATAGTAGCGGTATGGATTTGGTCCGCCTTCATTGCAAGCTTTTTCATAATAATGCGAGACGGGACATTATTATTTGTATTAATTCAAGGTCCACAAGATACTTTTAGTGGTGTCCAAGTACCTTTGAGCATATCCCCAAAATTTGTAAGAATTATTGGAAGCTTATTCCCTCTATCATATACAATCTCTTTACTAAGGGAAATACTAATTGGTCAATCCTTACTAAAAATATCATCAATTTTCTTTGTGTTTTTAGTAGTTAATATTTTAATAATATTAACTACAATAGTTGTGCTAAAACTTGGAGAGGCTCATTTAAGGAAAAATGGTAGTATCGATTTCTATTAA
- a CDS encoding type II CAAX prenyl endopeptidase Rce1 family protein, translated as MIRLVLAIIVVFWIALPLSYQIQSKIRGDLLLRIVRILSINIPYLAIFLIIKYPSYSFFINYMILLPIILSIIYILIDFKNLSYSNNPAIFSYFGEVRKEQLLSRFSEVTVMPLIEELFYRGTIPITGSIKEILIIFLLTTLLFNLAHYIGQSNDITFHLKLFILSLFSFLIYYFTHNIIYSIIFHVLCNIPWFVTNYRMYLYSKKQKNEVF; from the coding sequence TTGATTAGACTAGTTTTAGCAATAATTGTTGTATTTTGGATTGCTTTGCCTCTATCTTATCAAATTCAAAGCAAAATTAGAGGTGATTTACTTTTACGTATTGTCAGGATATTAAGTATTAATATTCCATATCTAGCTATATTTCTTATTATAAAGTATCCATCATATAGTTTTTTTATAAATTATATGATTTTATTACCAATTATTTTAAGTATCATATATATTCTTATTGATTTTAAAAATTTATCTTATTCAAATAATCCTGCAATATTTTCATATTTTGGGGAGGTCAGGAAAGAACAATTATTATCACGTTTTAGCGAGGTTACCGTGATGCCTCTTATAGAGGAACTGTTTTATAGAGGAACAATCCCAATCACAGGCTCTATAAAGGAAATATTGATTATCTTTTTACTAACAACTTTATTGTTTAATCTAGCTCATTATATTGGACAGAGTAATGATATAACATTTCACTTGAAACTATTCATCCTATCTTTATTCTCATTTCTAATATACTATTTTACACATAATATTATTTATTCAATTATTTTCCATGTATTGTGTAATATACCTTGGTTTGTTACTAATTATAGAATGTACCTTTATAGCAAAAAACAAAAGAATGAGGTGTTTTAA
- a CDS encoding PqqD family protein: MLEKNPFVTEKYQDNNLFLIYNNKVHILTGIAPFIWESIRNGISREYLLAEILNNYDVKEKKAEKDLEKIIKKLLVLGVLTEK; the protein is encoded by the coding sequence ATGTTAGAAAAGAATCCTTTTGTCACTGAAAAATATCAGGACAACAATTTATTCCTAATTTATAATAATAAGGTTCACATCCTTACAGGTATTGCTCCATTTATTTGGGAAAGCATCAGAAATGGAATCTCTAGGGAGTATTTGTTAGCAGAAATATTAAATAATTATGATGTAAAGGAGAAGAAAGCCGAAAAAGATTTAGAAAAAATTATCAAAAAATTATTGGTGTTAGGTGTCTTAACTGAAAAATAG
- a CDS encoding transposase — translation MKIIQQQSAIIDSLTNELALLREQVAYLTQKLYGKSSEKSVCPSGQLSLFEEEQNLEEDSDLPS, via the coding sequence TTGAAAATCATTCAACAACAGAGTGCTATAATTGATAGTCTCACCAATGAACTTGCCCTTCTGCGTGAACAAGTGGCTTATCTAACGCAAAAGCTCTATGGAAAATCCTCTGAGAAAAGTGTTTGCCCCTCTGGACAACTCAGTCTTTTTGAGGAGGAACAAAATCTGGAAGAAGACTCTGACTTACCCAGTTGA
- the tnpB gene encoding IS66 family insertion sequence element accessory protein TnpB (TnpB, as the term is used for proteins encoded by IS66 family insertion elements, is considered an accessory protein, since TnpC, encoded by a neighboring gene, is a DDE family transposase.) has product MAIHLSSLGQVYLVCGKTDMRQGIDSLAYLVKTHFELDPFSGQVFLFCGGRKDRFKALYWDGQGFWLLYKRFENGKLTWPSTEKDVKALTPEQVNWLMKGFSITPKINSSESRDFY; this is encoded by the coding sequence ATGGCAATTCATCTATCTAGCCTAGGGCAGGTCTATCTCGTTTGTGGGAAAACCGATATGAGACAAGGCATTGATTCACTAGCTTATCTCGTTAAAACCCACTTTGAATTAGATCCCTTTTCAGGTCAAGTCTTTCTCTTTTGTGGTGGACGTAAAGACCGCTTTAAAGCCCTTTACTGGGATGGTCAGGGATTTTGGCTACTTTATAAACGCTTTGAGAACGGTAAACTGACTTGGCCAAGTACAGAAAAGGATGTCAAAGCTCTCACACCTGAACAAGTAAACTGGCTTATGAAAGGCTTTTCTATCACTCCCAAAATAAATTCATCAGAAAGTCGTGATTTCTATTGA